A stretch of the Opitutaceae bacterium genome encodes the following:
- a CDS encoding YchJ family protein, whose translation MEECPCGSGKSYETCCRPLIDEGQPAASAEALMRARYSAYVKARIPFLGQSLTESQRADFSEEETGRWADNSDWLGLEIVRTEAGGADDEVGEVEFVARFREKSGGGEHAHHERALFAKVDGRWFYDGFVPVKGHTVRREAPKIGRNDLCPCGSGRKYKKCCGV comes from the coding sequence ATGGAAGAATGTCCCTGTGGATCCGGAAAGTCGTATGAGACCTGCTGTCGGCCCCTGATTGACGAAGGCCAGCCGGCGGCGTCAGCCGAAGCACTCATGCGGGCCCGCTATTCGGCCTATGTGAAGGCCCGGATTCCCTTCTTGGGTCAATCCTTGACCGAGAGCCAGAGGGCGGATTTTTCCGAGGAGGAGACCGGGCGTTGGGCGGACAACTCCGACTGGCTGGGTCTGGAGATCGTGCGGACCGAAGCGGGCGGGGCGGACGATGAGGTCGGGGAGGTGGAATTTGTAGCCCGATTCCGCGAGAAATCCGGAGGCGGGGAGCATGCCCATCATGAACGGGCCCTGTTTGCCAAGGTCGACGGGCGATGGTTCTATGACGGGTTTGTGCCGGTCAAGGGGCACACCGTTCGCCGGGAGGCACCCAAGATCGGCCGGAACGACCTCTGCCCCTGCGGAAGCGGCCGCAAATACAAGAAGTGCTGTGGCGTCTGA
- a CDS encoding VOC family protein, producing the protein MPVFLHTRIRVGDIDRTVAFYEPLGFKVTHRNDKSPAGNQLVFLELPGNPHALELCYSPDHKPKVPEDLMHTAIGYSDLIATCDRLEKLGYEIWPADWRTTFPTGRKMAFVTDPDGYEVELLERA; encoded by the coding sequence ATGCCTGTTTTTCTGCACACCCGCATCCGTGTTGGCGATATCGACCGGACCGTCGCCTTTTACGAGCCGCTCGGCTTCAAGGTGACCCATCGCAACGACAAGTCACCGGCCGGCAATCAACTGGTCTTTCTCGAACTGCCGGGCAATCCCCACGCCCTCGAATTGTGTTACTCACCGGATCACAAACCGAAAGTGCCCGAAGATCTCATGCACACGGCGATCGGTTACAGCGACCTCATCGCGACCTGCGATCGACTGGAGAAGCTGGGATATGAGATCTGGCCGGCGGACTGGCGCACCACCTTCCCGACCGGGCGCAAGATGGCGTTTGTGACGGATCCGGACGGCTACGAGGTTGAGCTGCTCGAAAGGGCTTGA
- a CDS encoding AAA family ATPase, producing MARKISFINYKGGVGKTSLIVNTAACLAKAGKRVLLFDLDTQSNASIWLFRLERWNQLNTTNKGAIYSIFDSPAQIKDCLVKDVIQGKSGEALLPGLDLVPTTFNLVDLESDYRGDPQRPHFTIFQEQLADIESNYDFILFDCPPNILRASQCGIFNSNEVIVPANPDALSLIGFTLLVEKLQKFHQLSAGFRRAGMGPLAQVSGIVFNAIKPGLDIDVPKMRMQLRMNQFKNQRRVAPHAKMFNSSVRDATVVRRAVTLGLPVILLGQDGSETDTVQSDYTKLANELIQHTGPMM from the coding sequence ATGGCACGCAAAATAAGCTTCATCAACTATAAGGGTGGCGTCGGAAAGACATCGCTCATTGTCAATACGGCCGCGTGTCTGGCGAAAGCGGGCAAACGTGTTCTTCTCTTCGACCTGGATACCCAGTCCAATGCCAGCATCTGGCTATTCCGCCTGGAGCGCTGGAACCAGCTCAACACGACGAACAAAGGCGCGATCTATTCGATCTTCGATTCGCCGGCGCAGATCAAGGATTGCCTGGTCAAGGACGTCATCCAGGGCAAATCGGGCGAAGCGCTTCTCCCGGGATTGGACCTGGTGCCGACCACCTTCAACCTGGTGGACCTGGAGAGCGATTACCGGGGCGATCCCCAGCGGCCGCACTTCACGATTTTCCAGGAGCAACTCGCCGACATCGAGTCGAATTACGATTTCATCCTTTTCGACTGTCCGCCCAATATCCTGCGGGCCAGCCAGTGCGGGATTTTCAATTCGAACGAAGTCATCGTTCCGGCGAACCCCGATGCGCTCAGCCTGATCGGGTTCACTCTTCTGGTCGAGAAGCTGCAGAAATTCCATCAATTGTCCGCGGGTTTCCGCCGGGCCGGAATGGGGCCGCTGGCCCAGGTCAGCGGGATTGTATTCAACGCCATCAAACCCGGGCTGGACATCGACGTGCCGAAGATGCGGATGCAGCTTCGGATGAATCAGTTCAAAAACCAGCGACGGGTGGCGCCGCACGCCAAGATGTTCAATTCCTCGGTGCGGGATGCGACGGTGGTGCGCCGTGCCGTCACCCTGGGGTTGCCGGTCATCCTGCTGGGGCAGGACGGCAGTGAAACGGACACCGTGCAGAGCGACTACACGAAGCTGGCCAACGAGCTCATCCAGCATACCGGCCCGATGATGTAG
- a CDS encoding TonB family protein → MDRRFLPWLLMLFVLAAGCSRKTDVEASAQAPAAADAVVTTEAPESDPGPAGAEPGMDDFGPVVNVESVDSVASDGSRVSQITPLNVDEGREVLVQSPQPLVFFAPFYPFSKRMEGIEGQVVLQFVIDRSGRVVNPTVSASTVPEFNEYAVAAARDWRFLPALVEGKPIDLEVAYPVTFASEKGSVPAPPNSVFARLNLIFDTYYVDGPDGYEKAEFEVTPIYRQVPLRPEDEDGNPIAGRVLLTFTVTTEGQVRDARVVESTDTRLEMPALTAIKYWQFIPRIREGMAVEGRVQQPITFNPVTQ, encoded by the coding sequence ATGGACCGACGATTCCTTCCATGGTTGCTGATGCTGTTCGTGCTGGCGGCCGGCTGCTCGCGAAAAACCGATGTCGAGGCATCTGCGCAGGCCCCGGCGGCGGCCGACGCGGTGGTGACTACCGAGGCGCCGGAGTCTGATCCGGGTCCGGCCGGAGCCGAGCCCGGGATGGATGATTTCGGCCCGGTTGTGAACGTCGAGAGTGTCGATTCAGTGGCTTCGGATGGGTCGCGGGTTTCCCAGATCACTCCTCTCAATGTGGACGAAGGCCGCGAGGTCCTTGTTCAATCTCCGCAACCGCTCGTTTTCTTTGCCCCTTTCTATCCTTTCTCCAAGCGGATGGAGGGAATCGAGGGGCAGGTGGTCCTGCAATTTGTCATCGACCGGTCCGGCCGGGTGGTCAATCCGACGGTCAGCGCGTCGACGGTGCCCGAATTCAACGAGTACGCTGTCGCGGCGGCCCGTGACTGGCGGTTCCTGCCCGCTCTGGTGGAAGGGAAGCCGATCGATCTTGAGGTGGCTTATCCGGTCACCTTCGCTTCGGAAAAAGGCTCGGTTCCGGCCCCTCCGAATTCGGTTTTTGCCCGGCTGAACCTGATCTTCGACACCTACTACGTGGATGGCCCGGATGGTTACGAGAAGGCCGAGTTCGAGGTGACGCCGATCTACCGGCAGGTTCCGCTCCGACCGGAGGACGAGGATGGCAATCCCATCGCCGGCCGGGTCCTGCTGACCTTTACGGTCACGACAGAGGGCCAGGTGCGGGATGCACGGGTGGTTGAGTCGACTGACACCCGGCTGGAGATGCCGGCGCTGACCGCGATCAAGTACTGGCAGTTCATCCCGCGGATTCGGGAGGGGATGGCCGTTGAGGGGCGGGTGCAGCAGCCGATCACCTTCAATCCCGTGACCCAATAG
- the fdhD gene encoding formate dehydrogenase accessory sulfurtransferase FdhD, with amino-acid sequence MKTPSDTVLKPSTGITVSRLTSSNPPETRMDQVATEEPLEIRIEGKSLAVLMRTPGSDRELAAGFLCSEGLVSSPDAIRDITRCAPDSGEPSPDAIHVHLDPEVRFDWDRVQRHTFASSSCGLCGKATIESVRQTFPPIHSHLAVSRSVLNSLPAHLRRNQATFEQTGGLHAAGLFDSNGALRALFEDVGRHNAVDKLIGSLFLRRELPLGDAILLLSGRVSFEVMQKALSAGIPLVAAISAPTSLAIAFAEASGQTLVGFLRDDRMNVYTRPERIR; translated from the coding sequence ATGAAGACTCCCTCCGACACCGTTCTCAAACCGTCGACCGGAATCACGGTATCCCGACTGACTTCGTCCAACCCGCCCGAAACGCGGATGGACCAGGTGGCCACGGAGGAACCTCTCGAGATCCGCATCGAAGGGAAAAGCCTTGCCGTCCTCATGCGCACCCCCGGATCGGACCGGGAACTGGCCGCCGGATTTCTCTGCTCCGAAGGACTGGTCAGCTCGCCCGACGCCATTCGCGATATCACTCGCTGCGCTCCCGACTCGGGCGAACCCTCACCCGACGCCATTCATGTCCACCTGGACCCCGAGGTCCGCTTCGACTGGGATCGTGTCCAGCGACACACCTTTGCCTCATCCAGCTGCGGCCTCTGCGGGAAGGCCACCATTGAGTCCGTTCGGCAGACTTTCCCGCCCATCCACAGTCACCTGGCCGTGTCACGCTCGGTCCTCAACAGCCTGCCCGCCCACCTCCGACGGAATCAGGCAACCTTTGAACAGACCGGTGGGCTCCATGCCGCCGGGCTCTTTGATTCCAATGGCGCTCTCCGCGCTCTCTTCGAGGATGTCGGCCGACACAATGCCGTTGACAAACTGATCGGCTCACTCTTCCTGCGTCGCGAATTGCCCCTCGGGGACGCCATCCTTCTTCTGAGTGGCCGGGTCTCCTTCGAGGTCATGCAGAAGGCGCTCTCCGCAGGCATTCCCCTGGTCGCCGCCATCTCGGCACCGACCTCTCTCGCCATCGCCTTTGCCGAAGCATCCGGTCAGACGCTCGTCGGATTTCTCCGGGACGACCGGATGAACGTCTACACCCGCCCAGAGCGAATCCGCTAG